CTCTGGTTCTGACCACCAGGCTTGATCCAAACGAGATCGACAAGGAGGCTCACAACGTGGATTGCTTGAGGGAATACCCGCTTGAGCTCTATGAGGCTGCCATGGCCATGAAGGAACCCAAGGAAATAGAGAAGTGCATGGACCTCATCGCAGGACGCATCGGGACATACAGGCAATACGAGGGACTCGGATTCACCCATGACACCAACGATATCGCCAACGGCCCGAAGTACTCGGCATACACCACATTGGAATCCATGAAGGACAAGATGGATGCACAGCTAATGCTCGGGAAGAAGCTTCGCGCCGTCGACGAGAAGGATGTGGCCGTCCGTGTCCTGAACAAGCACTTCATGCCCGACATGATCGGAAACCTCAGGAGCTTCTCCACGCAGACCGTAAGATGCACCAACTGCGGCGCCAAATACCGCAGGATGACCTTGAGCGGATGCTGCTACAAGTGCAAGAACCCTCTGAACCTCACCGTTCACGAGGCATCCGTCAAGAAGTACCTGGAGATCTCCAAGAACATCGGGGAGAAGTACGGTCTCGATGCCTACACCAGGGAAAGGATCGACATCCTCGAGATGAACATGAACTCGGTTTTCGAGAACGACAAGGTCAAGAAGTGCAAGCTCTCCGATTTCTTCTGAGCTTACAATATTGATAATGGATAGAGAATAAGCCCCTCCTTACGGAGGGGTGAAATGTTTCAAAGTGCAGCGATGTCGCCTGCGAAGTCCTTTGCCTCTTTGGAGAGGACTTCCAAAGCGATATCGAGCGCCTGCTGAGCGGTAAGGGAACCGTCTGTCTCGTACTTGAACAGGAAGTTGGAGTCATCCCAGTTGACGGCGATTCCTTCTGTCTCGTCCAGTTTCTCGAGGCATCCCCTTGCGTATCCGCATGCGACGGGGTCCTTGACGACCAGCTTCTTTCCCTTGACTTCGAGTCCGGCAGGGCAGAGCTCTGCGCACTCGATGACCTGGGGATCGGCAGCGTGCTTGGGGTCGATCTCGATGACGGGCATGTACTTGTATCCGACACCGTTGCAGACCTGCCACTTCACATGCTTCTTGGCCGTTCCCATTACAGCTTTCGCGTACACGGTGATACCCTGATCCGCGGTCAGCTCGACGATCGGGATGAACTCATCGACGATCCTGAGCTTCTCCGGGTTGGGTCCGAGAGGCTGCAGGTCAGAGGACAGGACCGTTGCGGGTCCGGTCTTCTTCAGGCTGTAGATGATGGTACAGCTGGGGCAACCCTCTCCTCCGCATTCGCACTCGCTCTTGGGTACGAACAGATCAAGATCAGTGGGTACAGGGAGCATTCCCATCCTGTGGGCGATGATCTCCTCGAACAAGGGCGTGATGCTCTCATACTCCTTACCGTCGTCACCCTCGATCTTACCGGTGTAGAATTCCACACTGTCGATAGCCATCTTGGGTATGTCGGACAGGAGCGTTCTCCTGAGCGCATTCGCCATGGCCGGGGAAGAGTTCCTGAGTACGAACTTTGCCTTCCTGTCGGCCATTTCGATAATCTCTATGTCCATGGGATATCCCCCTCAGACCCTGCGTCCTCTGCGTCCGCCCTTCTTCTTGGTTCCGTCGTGCGGTATGGGTGTGACATCCTCGATGCGACCGATCTTGAGTCCGGCCCTTGTGAGAGCACGGATTGCGGCCTGAGCACCGGGTCCAGGCGATACGGACTTGTTTCCTCCGGGAGCACGTACCCTGACGTGGATTCCGACGTACTCCTTCTCCTTAGCGACCTCGGCAATCTTCTCGGCTGCCCTCTGTGCCGCGTAAGGCGAAGACTGGTCCTTCGCCTGCTTTACGACCATTCCACCGGTGACCTTTGCAACGGTCTCTGCTCCGGTGATGTCTGTCAATGTGATCATGACGTTGTTGTAGCTAGCAAAGATGTTAGCGACTCCCCATTTTGCGGCCATCACTGCTCACCATCCTCGATTGTAATTCCTGCCTCTTCCGCGTCTGCCTTTGCTGCTGCGGCGGCTGCGGCCTCTGCTTCTGCCTCCGACTTGGCCCTGATTGCGGCGTTCTCTGCTGCCTGCTCTGCCGAGATCCTCATGGGGTGCATCTCGTCGGTGAAGGGCGAGGAGGGGTTGTACTCGATTGAGGACTCCTCCTTCCTGGTGACGATGTATCCTGGAACGGTAACCTTGTGTCCGTTCACGAAGATGTGTCCGTGAGTGATCATCTGCCTTGCCTGCTTGATTGTGCTGGACAGTCCCTTCTCGTAGACGATAGTCTGGAGACGGCGTGAGAGAACATCCTCGTCCTTCAGTGTGAGGATGTCGTTCAGGGTAGCGTCAGTGGTGAGGAATCCGAGCCTTCCGCACTTTGCGAGAAGGGCGTCTGCCTCGATCTTTGCCTGCGCATCGCCTGTTCTGAGACGTGCCTGGAGTGTCCTGGACTGGCCCCTCAGGTTCCTGAGGACGGTCTGAGCCTTCCAAACCTCTCTCTTGTTCTTGAGTCCGAAGGCGTTGACGACCTCGACCTCAGCCTTGATCCTCTCTCCCTGCCAGGGGTGCGAGGGGGTGTCATATGTCTTTCTTGAAAACTTAGGATCTCCCATTCAAACCACCTTCATTTCTTGGAGACTCCCATGGTGAGTCCGTGTCTTCCGTTCGAGCGAGTCCTCTGACCCCTTACCTTGTGGTGGGTCTCATGCCTGATTCCGCGGTAGCAGCGGATCATCTTCATCCTGTTGACATCCTCTTTCTGGATGATCTCCAGGTCCTGTCCGAACAGGTGCATGTCGGCTCCGGTCTCGTAGTCCATCTGCCTGTTGATAGCCCATGTGGGGGCGTACTCGACGTAGGACTTGACGAGTGCCTCGATCTCTTTCACTTTGTCGTCGGGGAGGGATCCGATCTTGACGGACGGGTCGACCTGTGCCTTCTTGGCAACGATCTGTGCGACCCTCTTTCCGACTCCCTTGATGCTCTGAAGGCCGATGACTGTCCTCTTCTGACCGTCGATATCGGAGTTGACGATACGGACGATGTAGTTGAAGTTCTCATCCTCGGTCTGCTGCGAGTCTTTCTTCGCTTTGGCCATTTTTCATTCCTCCGTAAATG
The nucleotide sequence above comes from Methanomassiliicoccales archaeon LGM-RCC1. Encoded proteins:
- a CDS encoding 30S ribosomal protein S4; protein product: MGDPKFSRKTYDTPSHPWQGERIKAEVEVVNAFGLKNKREVWKAQTVLRNLRGQSRTLQARLRTGDAQAKIEADALLAKCGRLGFLTTDATLNDILTLKDEDVLSRRLQTIVYEKGLSSTIKQARQMITHGHIFVNGHKVTVPGYIVTRKEESSIEYNPSSPFTDEMHPMRISAEQAAENAAIRAKSEAEAEAAAAAAAKADAEEAGITIEDGEQ
- a CDS encoding 30S ribosomal protein S11, translating into MAAKWGVANIFASYNNVMITLTDITGAETVAKVTGGMVVKQAKDQSSPYAAQRAAEKIAEVAKEKEYVGIHVRVRAPGGNKSVSPGPGAQAAIRALTRAGLKIGRIEDVTPIPHDGTKKKGGRRGRRV
- a CDS encoding 30S ribosomal protein S13, whose translation is MAKAKKDSQQTEDENFNYIVRIVNSDIDGQKRTVIGLQSIKGVGKRVAQIVAKKAQVDPSVKIGSLPDDKVKEIEALVKSYVEYAPTWAINRQMDYETGADMHLFGQDLEIIQKEDVNRMKMIRCYRGIRHETHHKVRGQRTRSNGRHGLTMGVSKK
- a CDS encoding DNA-directed RNA polymerase subunit D, encoding MDIEIIEMADRKAKFVLRNSSPAMANALRRTLLSDIPKMAIDSVEFYTGKIEGDDGKEYESITPLFEEIIAHRMGMLPVPTDLDLFVPKSECECGGEGCPSCTIIYSLKKTGPATVLSSDLQPLGPNPEKLRIVDEFIPIVELTADQGITVYAKAVMGTAKKHVKWQVCNGVGYKYMPVIEIDPKHAADPQVIECAELCPAGLEVKGKKLVVKDPVACGYARGCLEKLDETEGIAVNWDDSNFLFKYETDGSLTAQQALDIALEVLSKEAKDFAGDIAAL